The Methanoplanus sp. FWC-SCC4 genome has a window encoding:
- a CDS encoding DEAD/DEAH box helicase, with amino-acid sequence MTSAIDLLDEKIKSLLEKRNFKELSYTQEEAIPPIFYGKNTLCIAPTGTGKTESAMLPVFDKLLTSEGEGFKAIYITPLRSLNRDILSRLEWWCGELGLRVGVRHGDTSQYERRKQALNPPDLLITTPETLQAMFMGKRLRKHLENVKYVIIDEIHELAGNKRGAQLSVALERLVVYSGEFQRIGLSATVGNPKDVATYLCGKRNFELVNIPVAPHLSISVKYAGDDFQKQAKFVEKCIDSEKSSLVFVNTRITAEALGHHLFERGDVDVHHGSLSRDVRIEAEDKFKSGKLKSLICTSSMELGLDIGHVEHVIQFGSPREVARLLQRVGRAGHRLETVSRGTVLATGFDDLLESLVISRRALENECENLSLIVDAADVLSNQISAIAVEYGQISFDKICSIVFKSACFSDDKEFVLKVCRQMEQHRLIRMEEGMITKTGRARTYLYSNLSMIPDEKKVKIFDIVSRRYVGTLDESFVVGWVYTGAVFITKGQLWQVVALEDGMIKVEPAYKMKGELPSWEGEQIPVPFEVAQETGRLRRNRNFSRYKSDRKSINFAENFLEGMDKSNSLIPNDKLITAEHYDEGVVLNVCGGHRANEALGRVISVLLAARFGTSVGIEVGAYRILFRLPKDIRATDVVETLRSIEPPAIMGILMIALKRTAIFKWKLVQIAKKFGAIDTDADYEKISIHRLIDLFDKTIIAEEAYRELFTQHMDTQKAGLLVENIQTGITDVLITPLSAIGREGLSSSRDVIPPLSTDQAVINTVRQRIENENIILLCMNCRKWKSKTTVGRVPDDIVCPLCGARLIAALKPYEEENIKAVLKKEKTNEERNIEIRLLRNANIVLSSGKNAVRALSARGVGPDSASRIIATMSSGDAFYREILKAERNYIKTHRFWQ; translated from the coding sequence ATGACAAGTGCGATAGATCTTCTTGATGAAAAAATAAAATCACTTCTTGAAAAACGCAATTTTAAGGAGCTTTCCTACACACAGGAAGAAGCAATCCCTCCGATTTTTTACGGCAAAAATACACTGTGTATTGCACCGACCGGCACAGGCAAAACAGAAAGTGCAATGCTCCCCGTGTTTGACAAACTGTTAACATCAGAAGGGGAGGGGTTTAAAGCAATTTACATCACCCCGCTTAGGTCCCTAAACCGTGATATCCTAAGCCGTCTTGAATGGTGGTGCGGTGAACTGGGTCTTAGAGTGGGAGTCAGACACGGTGATACCTCACAGTATGAAAGGAGAAAACAGGCCCTGAATCCGCCGGATCTTTTAATTACAACACCCGAAACACTTCAGGCAATGTTCATGGGAAAACGTCTCAGGAAACATCTGGAAAATGTGAAATATGTAATAATTGACGAAATCCATGAGCTTGCGGGAAACAAAAGAGGGGCACAGTTGTCTGTTGCACTTGAACGCCTGGTAGTATATTCAGGTGAATTTCAGAGAATCGGTCTGTCGGCAACGGTAGGAAACCCAAAGGACGTTGCCACATATTTATGCGGAAAGAGAAATTTTGAACTTGTAAATATACCGGTTGCACCGCATCTTTCAATATCGGTAAAATATGCCGGCGATGATTTTCAAAAACAGGCTAAATTTGTAGAAAAATGTATTGATTCTGAAAAATCATCCCTCGTTTTTGTAAACACCAGGATTACCGCAGAGGCACTCGGACACCATTTGTTCGAAAGGGGGGACGTTGATGTACACCACGGATCACTTTCACGCGATGTAAGAATAGAAGCAGAAGATAAATTCAAAAGCGGGAAGCTAAAGTCACTTATATGTACTTCCTCAATGGAACTTGGTCTTGATATTGGACATGTTGAACATGTCATTCAGTTTGGATCACCGCGTGAGGTTGCAAGGCTATTGCAGAGAGTAGGCCGTGCCGGACACCGCCTCGAAACTGTATCAAGAGGAACTGTTCTTGCTACCGGCTTTGATGATCTGCTTGAATCTTTGGTAATATCACGAAGAGCCCTTGAAAATGAATGCGAAAATCTGAGTCTTATCGTTGATGCGGCAGATGTCCTTTCAAACCAGATATCCGCAATCGCCGTAGAATACGGACAAATTAGTTTCGATAAAATCTGCTCCATTGTCTTTAAAAGTGCCTGCTTTTCTGACGATAAAGAGTTTGTCCTAAAAGTTTGCAGGCAGATGGAACAACACCGCCTGATAAGAATGGAAGAGGGGATGATTACAAAAACCGGAAGAGCGAGGACATATCTGTATTCAAACCTCTCAATGATCCCGGATGAGAAAAAAGTAAAAATTTTTGATATTGTTTCAAGGCGTTATGTCGGGACACTTGATGAATCATTTGTTGTGGGATGGGTTTATACCGGTGCTGTTTTCATCACAAAGGGGCAGTTATGGCAGGTTGTTGCACTTGAAGACGGAATGATAAAAGTTGAACCTGCGTATAAAATGAAAGGTGAACTTCCCTCATGGGAAGGCGAACAGATACCGGTACCTTTTGAAGTGGCTCAGGAGACAGGCAGACTGAGACGAAACAGAAATTTTTCCCGGTATAAGTCAGATAGGAAATCAATTAATTTTGCAGAAAATTTCCTTGAAGGCATGGACAAATCAAATTCCCTAATCCCGAATGATAAACTGATAACAGCAGAACATTATGATGAAGGTGTTGTTCTCAATGTCTGTGGAGGACACAGGGCAAATGAGGCTCTTGGAAGAGTCATATCAGTCCTGCTGGCCGCCCGCTTTGGAACATCCGTCGGAATCGAAGTCGGCGCTTATCGTATTCTTTTCAGACTGCCAAAAGATATCCGCGCAACTGATGTTGTTGAAACCCTGAGATCCATAGAACCCCCGGCAATCATGGGAATTTTAATGATAGCGCTTAAAAGAACTGCAATTTTCAAATGGAAACTGGTTCAGATAGCCAAAAAATTTGGTGCCATCGATACTGATGCCGATTATGAAAAAATCAGCATTCACAGATTAATCGATCTCTTTGATAAAACGATTATTGCAGAGGAGGCTTATCGCGAACTTTTCACACAGCATATGGATACCCAAAAAGCAGGTTTGCTCGTAGAGAATATTCAAACAGGAATTACGGATGTTTTAATCACTCCTTTAAGCGCAATCGGTCGTGAAGGACTCTCTTCTTCAAGAGATGTAATACCGCCACTTTCAACAGATCAGGCTGTTATCAATACAGTCAGGCAAAGAATCGAAAATGAAAATATAATTCTGTTATGCATGAACTGCCGGAAATGGAAAAGCAAAACAACAGTCGGACGCGTCCCCGACGATATTGTGTGTCCCCTATGCGGAGCAAGACTTATTGCGGCATTGAAGCCATATGAAGAAGAGAATATTAAAGCCGTTTTAAAGAAGGAAAAAACAAATGAAGAGAGAAATATTGAGATCAGACTTTTGAGAAATGCCAACATTGTTCTCTCAAGCGGGAAAAATGCAGTAAGGGCACTTTCTGCAAGAGGTGTCGGTCCGGATTCAGCCTCACGAATTATTGCAACAATGTCTTCGGGAGATGCATTTTACAGGGAAATTTTAAAAGCAGAAAGAAATTACATCAAAACTCACAGATTCTGGCAATAA
- a CDS encoding TATA-box-binding protein, with protein sequence MADKNYASLKIENIVASGEIADSINLEDVSGKIDNCELNTKRFPGAVYRIENPKIASLIFSSGKIVLTGIRDKADLGKGLDIIINSLNEVGVATYDEPKVAITNIVCSYDIGKQINLNRVVVTLNLENIEYEPEQFPGLVYRIEEPKIVALIFSSGKIILTGGKNLEDIKRGLDFLEAKLDNIM encoded by the coding sequence ATGGCTGACAAAAATTATGCCTCTTTAAAAATAGAGAATATCGTCGCCTCCGGAGAAATTGCAGATTCAATCAATCTCGAAGACGTTTCAGGAAAGATTGATAACTGTGAGCTTAACACCAAGCGTTTTCCCGGTGCGGTATACAGGATAGAAAATCCAAAGATTGCTTCCTTAATATTTTCATCCGGTAAAATTGTTCTTACAGGAATCAGGGATAAGGCAGATCTTGGAAAAGGTCTGGATATTATTATTAATTCATTAAATGAAGTAGGGGTCGCAACATATGATGAACCAAAAGTTGCGATTACAAACATAGTATGCTCATATGATATTGGAAAACAGATCAACCTGAACAGAGTTGTTGTTACACTCAACCTTGAAAATATTGAGTACGAACCTGAACAGTTTCCGGGTCTTGTTTACAGAATTGAAGAGCCAAAAATTGTCGCTTTAATTTTTTCATCAGGTAAAATTATTCTGACAGGCGGTAAAAACCTTGAGGATATAAAAAGAGGTCTTGATTTCCTTGAGGCAAAGCTTGACAATATAATGTAA
- a CDS encoding AMP-binding protein → MNSDKEHYYTPQEVAEALKVEQRTVHTWLREGQIKGVKVGRLWRIPESELKKAKKSDQAEPASKRIRHKESFEIPANMKDYDETFKKFKIEVPEYFNFGYDVIDKWAKTDRNKLAMIWTNQKGEEKKYSFRDLKNLSNQVANILLKYNINKGDRILIMLHRVPEWWIFVIGLIKLGAVVCPCPTLLTPKDLKYRINAGKFKMVITDIENAGKIDEICKECPTLRSRMVVDGELEGWASYPFELLYPAPVSHKSVSMPADSRTRSKDPMLIYFTSGTTGEPKMVLHNNAYPLGHIVTAQLWHDLTPNDVHFTSSDTGWAKCAWGKIFGQWIVGACQLIIDFRGRFEATKLLPFIEKYEVTSFCCPPTVYRMLILADLSKFDLSELRHCTSAGEPLNPEVIKIWEEGTGLTIHEGYGQSETCCAIASFTCIENKPGSMGKPSPGWNIELHDEDGKPVGNYEEGRIAISLNPRPVGLIVEYIDNEEANKESFQNGFYYTGDKAYRDDDGYHWFVGRNDDVIKSSGYRIGPFEVESALLEHPAVKESAVVGSPDRIRGMIVKAFIVLNDGFEPSESLISEIQKFVKNSTAPYKYPRAIEFVEELPKTISGKIKRKELRDQELKKFKGE, encoded by the coding sequence ATGAATTCTGACAAAGAACACTATTATACCCCGCAGGAAGTTGCAGAAGCTCTGAAGGTAGAGCAAAGGACTGTACATACATGGCTTAGAGAAGGGCAGATAAAAGGTGTAAAAGTAGGAAGGCTTTGGAGAATACCTGAAAGTGAACTTAAAAAAGCTAAAAAGAGTGATCAGGCAGAACCGGCATCCAAAAGGATCAGACACAAAGAATCCTTTGAAATTCCTGCTAATATGAAGGATTATGATGAAACCTTCAAAAAATTCAAAATTGAAGTTCCGGAATATTTCAATTTTGGATACGATGTCATTGATAAATGGGCTAAAACGGACAGAAACAAACTTGCAATGATATGGACAAATCAAAAGGGCGAGGAAAAAAAATATTCATTCAGAGATCTTAAAAATCTGTCAAATCAGGTTGCAAATATTTTACTAAAATACAATATCAATAAAGGAGATCGAATACTTATCATGCTCCACCGTGTGCCTGAATGGTGGATATTTGTAATTGGATTAATAAAACTCGGCGCAGTGGTTTGTCCGTGCCCCACACTTCTGACTCCAAAAGATCTCAAATACAGAATTAATGCTGGCAAATTCAAAATGGTGATTACAGATATTGAAAATGCCGGTAAAATCGATGAAATCTGTAAGGAATGCCCCACACTAAGATCACGGATGGTTGTTGATGGTGAACTCGAAGGCTGGGCAAGTTATCCTTTTGAGCTGCTTTACCCTGCACCCGTATCACACAAATCTGTCAGCATGCCTGCCGATTCAAGAACCAGGTCAAAAGATCCAATGCTGATTTACTTCACATCAGGAACGACAGGCGAACCAAAGATGGTGCTTCACAACAATGCCTACCCGCTCGGCCATATAGTAACAGCACAACTATGGCATGATTTAACACCAAATGATGTTCATTTCACATCGTCCGATACCGGATGGGCAAAATGTGCATGGGGTAAAATATTCGGCCAGTGGATCGTCGGAGCATGTCAGCTCATTATAGACTTCAGAGGAAGATTTGAGGCTACAAAACTGCTCCCGTTCATAGAGAAATATGAAGTTACCAGTTTCTGCTGCCCGCCAACAGTATACAGAATGCTCATACTTGCAGACTTAAGCAAATTTGATCTTTCAGAGCTCCGCCATTGCACAAGTGCAGGAGAACCACTAAATCCCGAAGTTATTAAAATCTGGGAAGAAGGGACGGGACTCACAATCCATGAAGGATACGGCCAGTCAGAAACATGCTGTGCAATAGCTTCATTTACATGTATTGAAAATAAACCGGGTTCAATGGGAAAACCATCCCCCGGCTGGAATATCGAACTTCACGATGAAGACGGAAAACCTGTTGGAAACTATGAGGAAGGCAGAATTGCAATATCACTCAACCCAAGACCGGTGGGGCTGATTGTTGAATATATTGACAATGAAGAAGCGAATAAAGAGTCATTCCAAAACGGATTTTATTACACCGGAGACAAGGCATATCGCGATGATGACGGATACCACTGGTTTGTTGGAAGAAATGATGATGTGATTAAAAGTTCAGGTTACAGAATAGGTCCTTTTGAAGTCGAATCAGCGCTTTTAGAACATCCGGCAGTAAAGGAATCTGCAGTTGTAGGCTCACCGGACAGAATCAGAGGGATGATTGTAAAAGCGTTTATCGTCTTAAATGACGGCTTTGAACCGAGTGAATCCCTGATATCAGAGATACAGAAATTTGTAAAAAATTCAACGGCCCCTTACAAATACCCGCGTGCAATTGAATTTGTTGAAGAACTTCCAAAAACAATTTCAGGAAAAATAAAAAGAAAAGAACTCCGTGATCAGGAACTTAAGAAATTTAAAGGAGAATAA